The genomic window AAGACAGTGGATACATCACAGGGGCCTCAGTGGAAGTCACTGGTATGAGGCCATcatggggagggagaaggcagagaagtggAACCCAGATGataagagaaagcaagagaagggaGTCTGGAGCCACTAAGGGAAGAGCAGAAGTTCCCATAGGCGAGGGACTGAACTGggcacctcccccccccagcccatTTGTCTCCACCTATGCATCTGTCCAaatgtttctgcccctcccaggagGTCTTTTCATGTAACTGCTTCACGGACCCTGGATTCTGCTCACTCCCCCACCACTCCACCCGGCCTCCTGCTGATGAGGACTCTGAGTTCCCAGGCTACAAAAGGGGTGGCAGTGTATGGCTCTGGAATGCTGAATATGGGAGGCAGGGGTGCTTGTGACCCTAATAAATTCCAAATCCTCTTCCCTGCCACCTCCGGTTCTTCTTGTGTCTAAGCCCTCAgacccttccccacctccccctcctttccctttcccgaAGGATTGTTCCCTTTCACTGCCTGGTCTCCCAGGGCAACCCCCGCCGCCGGGTGTGAGAGGAGAGAGTGTATGTCACTGTGTATGCGTGACATTCTGGGTCTTTATAGAGGGAGGgggtctctgcccccacccccttccactgGTCCTACAGCCCCAGTACCCTCTCCCCAATTCCCTGGGTCCTTATGGTCCCCAAGGGTGGTTTGTTCATGGCCCCATCCTGGTGTCCAGTCTGGCCTTGGGAGGGGGTCTTGGAACAGgtggccctccccaccccctcccttttctgagtccccccccccctttctctccaccttACAATAGCTGCAGCCGGCCTGGGGTCGGGTGGGGGGGATTAGGGGAGGGGGCCAGGATTAGGGGAATGGACCAGCCGATGAAaggggctggaggagagcagaagggagggggctgggaggaggaggaggaaggggagggggtccGCGCTAATCGACTCTGGAGCCCACATAAGGACTGGCCACGGACTGAAGGAGAGGACAGGGAAGTAGGGgggaactgggggagggggcgaggggaCCCAGGGCTGCCTTGTCCCAGAAACAGGCTACCCCCTGGCAGCTGCAGCCCAAGTCCGGGAGCCCCAGCTCAGGCTGGAGGAGACAGGACGCCCACTACGGtctttcccccccgcccccccacatcTCATCCCCTGCCCTCAATGGGGatcgctctgccccttcctcttctctttcctccctgtcCCCTTCCTTTACAGAAAAGTCCTGGAGGAGGCTTCTGTCCGCTTCCCACTCCAGACATTCTGCCCCttgtgcccccacccacccacacgcGCACACCCCCTCCCCTATAGGGGccccatcgtgtgtgtgtgtgtgtgtgtgtgtgtgtgtgtgtgtgtgtgtgtgtgtgtccctgctTCCGCGTGGTGTCTCCATTCCCCTGTTCCTCCCGTgcgcctccctcccccgccccgggccgCGGCTCTTGATTGTCCAAACGCAATTCTCGAGTCTATGGCTCCGGCCGAGAGTTGAGTCTGGACGTCCCGAGCCGCTGTCCCCAAACCTCGAGGGGAGAGCGGGTCGGAGGGTCTAGGGAGAGCCAAAGCGAAGGGTGCAGCAAGTCCCCAGGGTGGTAAGGGGAATCCCGGGCTCATCCGGATTTAGTTGCGTTCACAGGACTGGAGGACTGAAAAGGCCGAAGATCCTTTccagccttccccctcccctccccggaaTGCCGGGCTGGGGTTACGGagttgtggggaggggggcagttgTCCCCCAGAGCTGCTAGGGGACGCGGAGTGGGGGAGGTGGCCCCTTTTCCAACCCCTCTCTACCCTCCCGGGGTCCAAGAGATCCCAGGCCCCGCCCTCCGGAGCGGAGGCCCCGGGTGGGGACCTCGGGAAGGGAACGGTGGCTAAGGTTGGCAGCGCGACGGTGCCGGCCCGGGAACTGAGACCGCGGTCCCCACGTAGCGGGGGACTCCGGGGACGCCGGCTGCTCACGCGAAGCGGACGCGCCCGAGGGCGGGGGAACCCGGGAGCCCACGTCGCGTCCCACCCGAGCCCGGAGTGGCGGGTGACGTCTCCGCTGgcggaggcggggtgggggggtagcGGAGGGACAAACGGAAGTGACGTAGGGCCCCAGCGCCCGGgccatggcggcggcggcggcgggagctgCTGTCTGAGCAGCGGCTGCGGACCGAGCGAACTGGGGCTGAGAGCCCAGGCCCAGTGAGAGGCGCTGCGGCAACGGGGCGCGGACGGCTGGAGCCCGGTGAGGGGCAGCGCGGCGCGGGGCGGAGGTTGTGGGGGGAGCCACAGGAGGGGCGGGGTCTGCGCGAGGGCGGCCCCCCTAAcacccttcccccccttccccctttccccagcctACCTCTCCTCCTCCACCGCTGCCGAGCCCGGGTGGGGGGTCTGTGCCCTGTCACCATGACGACGCCGGCGAATGCCCAGAATGCCAGCAAAACGTGGGAACTGAGTCTATACGAGCTCCACCGGACCCCGCAGGTGATAGGGACTTTCCTTTCACAGCTTACTCCCTTTCCCCAAACCCTTCAGACAGACCCCTATCTCACagcctcttttccatttttcgcCCTGTTCTGCCGACCCTGCCGGATGTCACAGACTCCCTTGACCCCACCTTTGAATCACCTTAATCTTTTCCAAGCACTTTCACATTTATCTCGTTTCATTCTCACATCAGCTATTGCCACAGATGTAGGGCGAGTATGACTgccttcatctgaaaaatagtAAACACATAGACATTACCTTCAGTGTTCCTCAGTTCAGTGTCAAAGGTCAATGCATATAAGACTTTCCTTCCAAGTTTACTAGAAATGGAGCCCTCCCCTGCACAACCCACCCCCTCACCACGCCTTGCCAATATTCTGATACCATAATGAGATGGGGCCCCAGAACCTGTGTTTTAAACAAGCACCATAACCCTATTCTGATACAGGTTTCACCCAGACCACACTTTAAGAAATTAGATTGAAAAAGTCTTCCCCAAACCCCACATCTGTGCCACCTCTGCCCCAGACCTCTGACCAAACCTCAGATCCTACTGTTGCAAAGCTCCTACTTTCAGTTAATGGACACTACTCCTTTCTGTTCTCCATTCTCTCCAAGTCACTAGCTCCTCTTTCTCAGAATTCCCGTCTTCCTCAAGTGGTCAACACGGGGTACCCAGATTCTGTTATTTCACTGTATTTCTCAAAACTCCCATTCCATTGACCACCTGTTTCTAAAACCCCTTTCCCCCCAACCCACCATCACCTTTCCACTCACTGATGTCTCCAGGAAGCCATCATGGATGGCACAGAGATTGCGGTTTCCCCTCGGTCACTGCATTCAGAACTCATGTGCCCCATCTGCCTGGACatgctgaagaatacaatgaccACCAAGGAGTGCCTCCACCGATTCTGCTCCGACTGTATTGTCACGGCCCTGCGGAGCGGGTAATGGGAGGGATGTGTTTGAGATGGGGTGAAGGGTACAGAGTTGGGGCCTCAGTGTCCTAGCGACTGAGACTGACCCGTTGAgggcctcctctctcccaccccaggaACAAGGAGTGCCCTACCTGCCGCAAGAAGCTGGTATCCAAGCGGTCTCTGCGGCCAGATCCCAACTTTGATGCCCTGATCTCTAAGATCTATCCCAGCCGGGAGGAATATGAGGCCCACCAAGACCGGGTGCTCATCCGCCTCAGTCGCCTGCACAACCAACAGGCGCTGAGCTCCAGCATTGAAGAGGGGCTGCGCATGCAGGCCATGCACAGGTTCGGGCCGGGAGAGAGGCGATAGAGGGCTGGTGGGACAGATCCGTGGGTCAGACTCCTGGTGCCGTCTTTGCTGCCTGCCAGCTTCTAAACCTTAGCATCTTAATAGCTAACCACAGCCTGATTGTCAAGGTCTGGAAGCCAGGGGTGTAAATTGCAGCTTCCTAGTTAGCAACTGGTATTACTATTCTTAAGAAAAAATTAGCTCTCCCTCTAACTTTCTAGAAGTTAGAACAGTGGAGTGATTTTGAGCATAAACTCTGGATTTACCTTGCGGGGAATTAAATGACCTTCTAGGCCAGCATTGCTCGGTCTTTAATATGCATCCAGATTACCAGAGGGTCtgtgaaaaatgcaaattctaattcagtaggtctggagttgggcctgaaattctgcatttctacaaACCTATGCGACTGGTTCTTGGAGTCCATGTGGAGAGGCAAGAGGCTGTGGTTGCACACAAGTTATCTAAcatttctaagcctcagttttctcaaccgTAAATAGAATATAATCACCTGCTTCTAAGATTTGTACTATGTGAGGCGATCAGTGCAAAATACTTAGCAGTGTGTTTGGCATGTAgttagtgtttaataaatattaggtGTCATCATTAAGATTTCCCTGATCTCTTGTTCTCTTAAGTTGAAAGTTTAAACCCCTTATCTGTGGTGCTTTCTAACCTCAACCACTTGCTTCTACAGGGCCCAGCGTGTGAGGCGGCCGATGCCCGGGTCAGATCAGACCACCACGATGAGTGGGGGGGAAGGagagcctggggagggagagggggatggaGAGGATGTGAGCTCAGACTCTGCCCCTGactctgccccaggccctgctcccAAGCGACCCCGTGGCGGGGGTGCAGGGGGGAGCAGTGTAGGGACAGGGGGAGGTGGCAccggtggggtgggtgggggcgccGGTTCTGAAGACTCTGGTGACCGGGGAGGGACTTTGGGAGGGGGAACCCTAGGCCCCCCAAGCCCTCCTGGGGCCCCCAGTCCCCCGGAGCCAGGCGGAGAAATTGAGCTCGTGTTCCGGCCCCACCCCCTGCTCGTGGAGAAAGGAGAATACTGCCAGACTAGGTGAGAGCCCTGTCCTTCCCCTGACCTCTGAGAAATCAAAAAGATCATATAGATGTCCATCAGAAGTGGGCTTCACCcaaacccagaaagaaaccctaaCCCAGAAGCCCTTTTGGAAAATCCCCTACTTCCCTTTTCCATTTGCGGCTTCCTGTCCCCTAAACCTGCCTTCTTTCCCACTTCAGGTATGTGAAGACAACTGGGAATGCTACAGTGGACCATCTTTCCAAGTACTTGGCCCTGCGTATTGCCCTTGAGCGGAGGCAGCAGCAAGAAGCCGGGGAGCCAGGAGGGCCTGGAGGGGGCGCCTCTGATGCCGGGGGACCTGatgggggtggtggagagggtGGGGGTACCGGAGGAGGTGACGGCCCTGAGGAGCCTGCCTTGCCCAGTCTGGAAGGTGTCAGTGAAAAGCAGTACACCATCTACATCGCCCCCGGGGGTGGAGCTTTCACGGTGAGAGCCTCTGAGGGCAGTGCTATaagaggggagaggctgggagggtggCCTGGGGCCACACAGACCCTGGATCCTGACCTCCTAACTAgcccaccctcctctctccctctgcatctcTCATCTCACGTCTGTGTCTTATCTTCTTCCTACTCACTCCCTATGCTTTACCCCACCTTTTTTAttatccctttttctttcttcctcccttggTCACTTTCTGCCTCTCATTCATATCCTTTACCACCTTCTCCATCTTTTTCTtaccctgcttctctcttctaCCCCCTCTGTAGACACTGAATGGCTCGCTGACCCTGGAACTGGTGAATGAGAAGTTCTGGAAGGTGTCCCGGCCACTGGAGCTTTGCTATGCCCCCACCAAGGATCCAAAGTGACCCCACAAGGGGACGCCAGAGGATGGGGACCAGGGGGTGTCCCTGTGTCCTGGCCCACCACCCCAGCTTCTTTGTTCCCCAGTGCCCCCCAGCCCAGCCAGTCAGCAAGAGGAC from Neofelis nebulosa isolate mNeoNeb1 chromosome 6, mNeoNeb1.pri, whole genome shotgun sequence includes these protein-coding regions:
- the RING1 gene encoding E3 ubiquitin-protein ligase RING1, which produces MTTPANAQNASKTWELSLYELHRTPQEAIMDGTEIAVSPRSLHSELMCPICLDMLKNTMTTKECLHRFCSDCIVTALRSGNKECPTCRKKLVSKRSLRPDPNFDALISKIYPSREEYEAHQDRVLIRLSRLHNQQALSSSIEEGLRMQAMHRAQRVRRPMPGSDQTTTMSGGEGEPGEGEGDGEDVSSDSAPDSAPGPAPKRPRGGGAGGSSVGTGGGGTGGVGGGAGSEDSGDRGGTLGGGTLGPPSPPGAPSPPEPGGEIELVFRPHPLLVEKGEYCQTRYVKTTGNATVDHLSKYLALRIALERRQQQEAGEPGGPGGGASDAGGPDGGGGEGGGTGGGDGPEEPALPSLEGVSEKQYTIYIAPGGGAFTTLNGSLTLELVNEKFWKVSRPLELCYAPTKDPK